From one Cognatishimia sp. WU-CL00825 genomic stretch:
- a CDS encoding TetR/AcrR family transcriptional regulator, producing the protein MPKQIAEKADIVPQLAEVFRKFGYEGTSLARITHATGLGKGSLYHFFPGGKKEMASAVLSHVDTWFIKHIFTPLETTTDPDTALGKMYSDCLRYFNSGQRICLVGAFALDDTKDLFASQIQAYFTRWISALEQCLIAKGVPAATAQNHAAQIVASIQGAIVLARSTNNPDLFEQVLSNSQAWTKTALSTGTGWRP; encoded by the coding sequence ATGCCCAAGCAGATTGCCGAAAAAGCCGATATTGTCCCACAGCTCGCAGAAGTCTTTCGAAAGTTCGGCTACGAGGGCACAAGCCTCGCACGCATCACCCATGCCACCGGACTGGGCAAAGGCAGCCTGTATCATTTCTTTCCGGGCGGCAAAAAAGAAATGGCAAGCGCAGTCCTAAGCCATGTGGACACATGGTTTATCAAGCATATTTTCACGCCGCTCGAAACCACAACAGACCCAGATACCGCCCTAGGCAAAATGTATTCCGACTGCCTGCGCTATTTCAATTCAGGCCAACGCATCTGCCTTGTTGGTGCCTTTGCACTGGATGACACCAAAGACCTGTTTGCCAGCCAAATCCAAGCTTATTTCACCCGGTGGATCAGCGCGCTGGAACAGTGCCTGATTGCAAAAGGCGTCCCAGCCGCAACGGCACAGAACCACGCCGCACAGATTGTGGCCAGCATCCAAGGCGCAATCGTATTGGCCCGATCAACAAACAACCCCGACCTGTTTGAACAGGTGCTCTCAAACAGCCAAGCATGGACAAAGACCGCTTTATCAACAGGCACAGGCTGGCGGCCATAG
- a CDS encoding HPP family protein has protein sequence MHKLFTRVLPQPRAASALLAGLGGVVAIGFLAWATEISGTLLLMAPFGATCVLLFSAPSTPLSQPANVVGGHVIAALVGLIMAALLPDTYWAVALAVGTAITAMSLLRVTHPPAGANPIVVFASDPNWLFLLFPVLTGAVLLVVIGLLYNRLNKIPYPVFPK, from the coding sequence ATGCACAAACTATTCACCCGCGTGTTACCACAACCCAGAGCCGCATCGGCATTGCTTGCCGGTTTGGGCGGTGTCGTCGCCATTGGCTTTTTGGCTTGGGCCACAGAAATCAGCGGCACGCTGCTGCTCATGGCCCCCTTTGGCGCAACCTGTGTTCTGCTGTTTTCCGCCCCTTCAACCCCACTATCACAGCCCGCCAATGTGGTGGGCGGTCACGTCATTGCAGCTTTGGTTGGCTTGATTATGGCCGCGCTTCTGCCAGACACATATTGGGCCGTGGCCCTTGCGGTCGGAACCGCCATCACCGCCATGTCTCTGCTCCGCGTCACCCATCCGCCCGCCGGGGCCAACCCAATTGTGGTCTTTGCCTCTGACCCAAACTGGCTTTTCCTGCTTTTCCCGGTGCTCACCGGCGCAGTGCTTCTCGTTGTGATCGGCTTGCTATATAACCGCCTCAACAAAATTCCCTATCCGGTGTTTCCAAAATAG
- a CDS encoding 2-isopropylmalate synthase, with protein sequence MTTRIASTFAATFFALASVTSAHAQNSDVLTKQYDDGGVYEGTFKDGLQHGTGHYRLPNGYEYTGNWVDGEIKGQGQARFPNGSVYEGEFAKGKPEGIGKITFTDGGTYEGEWRDGKITGKGLAAYANGVTYDGSFVNAMHDGKGTMRSPGGYIYAGDWVNGVKEGIGEITYPDGAQYSGQIVAGQRQGTGTLTMPDGLVYEGLWAAGQIDGQGKLTQPNGDIYQGTLVGGQREGIGRVIYANGDVYEGEFKSDRRQGQGVFIGADGYKYEGSWVAGQIEGTGTVTYPDGSIYVGQFRADLADGEGMITYPDGSVYEGDWKNGVIEGTGIATYANGLVYKGEFSNAKNHGQGVMTYADGYRYDGAWVEGKRQGTGTATYPDGTSYTGNFENGQRHGIGTITMADGFTYSGNWENGEIEGTGVATYANGDIYEGTFKAGKRQGSGTMKYASGQETSGNWENGALQN encoded by the coding sequence ATGACCACCAGAATTGCATCGACCTTTGCAGCCACCTTCTTTGCATTGGCCTCCGTGACGTCTGCCCACGCGCAGAACAGTGATGTGCTGACCAAACAATATGATGACGGCGGCGTCTATGAGGGCACTTTTAAAGACGGCCTTCAGCACGGCACCGGCCACTACCGCTTGCCCAATGGCTATGAATATACCGGCAATTGGGTTGACGGAGAAATCAAAGGCCAAGGCCAAGCCCGCTTTCCCAACGGCTCTGTTTACGAAGGCGAATTTGCCAAAGGCAAACCCGAAGGCATCGGCAAAATCACGTTTACAGACGGCGGCACCTACGAAGGCGAATGGCGCGACGGCAAAATCACCGGTAAGGGTCTTGCCGCCTATGCCAATGGCGTCACCTATGACGGCAGCTTTGTAAATGCGATGCACGATGGCAAAGGCACCATGCGCAGCCCGGGCGGCTATATCTATGCCGGCGACTGGGTGAATGGCGTCAAAGAAGGCATTGGCGAAATCACCTATCCGGACGGGGCGCAATATTCCGGCCAAATCGTGGCTGGCCAACGCCAGGGCACCGGCACGCTGACCATGCCAGACGGTCTGGTTTATGAGGGCCTGTGGGCCGCGGGTCAGATCGATGGCCAAGGCAAGCTCACCCAGCCCAATGGCGATATCTACCAAGGCACGCTTGTTGGCGGCCAACGCGAAGGCATTGGTCGGGTGATCTATGCCAACGGCGATGTCTACGAAGGTGAATTCAAAAGTGACCGCCGTCAGGGTCAGGGCGTTTTTATTGGGGCTGATGGCTACAAATACGAAGGCTCTTGGGTCGCCGGCCAAATCGAAGGCACCGGCACCGTCACTTATCCTGACGGGTCCATATATGTAGGCCAATTCCGCGCCGACCTTGCGGATGGCGAAGGCATGATCACCTATCCAGATGGTTCGGTCTACGAAGGTGACTGGAAAAATGGTGTGATCGAAGGCACCGGAATTGCCACCTATGCCAATGGCTTGGTCTATAAGGGCGAATTCAGCAATGCCAAAAACCATGGCCAGGGTGTCATGACCTATGCCGACGGCTATCGCTATGATGGGGCCTGGGTCGAGGGGAAACGCCAAGGCACCGGAACTGCCACCTACCCGGATGGCACCAGTTATACCGGTAACTTTGAAAACGGTCAGCGCCACGGCATCGGCACCATAACCATGGCGGATGGCTTTACCTATTCAGGCAATTGGGAAAACGGTGAAATCGAAGGCACAGGTGTTGCAACCTATGCCAATGGCGACATCTACGAAGGCACCTTCAAAGCTGGTAAGCGTCAGGGCAGTGGCACGATGAAATACGCCAGCGGCCAGGAAACCAGCGGCAATTGGGAAAACGGCGCGCTGCAGAACTAA
- a CDS encoding NAD+ synthase has translation MAEKFRVTLAQANPVMGDIAGNAAKAKAAWDAGKEAGAQLVALPEMFILGYNPQDLVQKPAVQAAALAQIEALAVDCADGPALAIGGPYAEGDKLYNAYFILRDGKIASKQLKHHLPNYNVFDEVRVFDAGPTGGPYAVGNTRIGSPICEDAWYEDVAETLEETGAEFLLVPNGSPYYRDKFDRRMSHMVARVVETGLPLIYLNMVGGQDDQVFDGGSFVLNPGGQLAVQLPVFDEMITHIDMVRTAEGWRCEEGPRALMPSGEEQDYRVCVEALRDYMGKTGFKKVLLGLSGGIDSAIVATIAVDALGAENVRCVMLPSEYTSQGSLDDAEDIAKRLGVHYDYVPIKEGRDAITNTLAPLFAGLEEGLTEENIQSRLRGLLLMAMSNKFGEMLLTTGNKSEVAVGYATIYGDMNGGYNPIKDMYKTRVFETCRWRNENHRDWMAGPAGEVIPVSIIDKPPSAELRPDQKDEDSLPPYEVLDAILYMLMDEDKSVADCVAAGFERETVKRVEHLLYISEYKRFQSAPGARLSKKAFWMDRRYPIVNRFRDEG, from the coding sequence ATGGCGGAAAAATTTAGAGTGACTTTGGCGCAGGCCAACCCGGTGATGGGTGACATTGCGGGCAATGCGGCCAAAGCCAAAGCGGCATGGGACGCGGGCAAAGAGGCCGGCGCGCAATTGGTGGCGCTGCCAGAGATGTTTATCCTAGGCTATAACCCGCAGGATCTGGTGCAGAAACCAGCGGTGCAAGCGGCCGCTTTGGCGCAGATTGAGGCCTTGGCAGTGGACTGCGCAGATGGGCCAGCCTTGGCCATTGGCGGGCCATATGCCGAAGGCGATAAATTGTATAATGCCTATTTCATCCTGCGGGACGGCAAGATCGCCAGCAAGCAATTGAAACACCATTTGCCCAATTACAACGTGTTTGACGAGGTCCGGGTGTTTGATGCTGGACCCACGGGCGGGCCATATGCGGTGGGCAACACGCGGATTGGATCGCCGATTTGCGAAGATGCCTGGTATGAGGATGTGGCGGAAACGCTGGAAGAAACGGGGGCCGAGTTTTTGCTGGTGCCCAATGGATCCCCCTATTATCGCGACAAGTTTGACCGCCGCATGAGCCATATGGTGGCGCGGGTGGTCGAAACGGGCCTGCCATTGATCTATTTGAATATGGTGGGCGGACAGGATGATCAGGTCTTTGACGGCGGATCATTTGTATTGAATCCGGGTGGCCAACTGGCGGTGCAATTGCCAGTGTTTGACGAAATGATCACCCATATTGATATGGTGCGCACTGCAGAGGGTTGGCGCTGCGAAGAAGGCCCGCGTGCCTTGATGCCATCAGGCGAAGAGCAGGATTACCGGGTCTGCGTTGAGGCGTTGCGCGACTATATGGGCAAAACCGGGTTCAAAAAGGTTCTGCTGGGCCTGTCTGGGGGCATCGACAGCGCGATTGTGGCAACCATTGCCGTGGATGCGCTGGGCGCTGAAAATGTGCGCTGTGTGATGTTGCCGTCTGAATATACGTCGCAAGGGTCGCTGGACGATGCTGAAGACATCGCGAAACGCTTGGGTGTGCATTACGATTACGTCCCCATCAAAGAGGGCCGTGATGCCATTACCAACACGCTGGCGCCTTTGTTTGCTGGACTAGAAGAGGGGCTGACCGAAGAGAATATTCAGTCACGCCTGCGCGGCCTATTGTTGATGGCCATGTCCAATAAATTTGGCGAGATGCTGCTGACCACCGGCAATAAATCCGAAGTCGCAGTTGGCTATGCCACGATCTATGGGGACATGAACGGCGGCTATAACCCGATCAAAGACATGTATAAAACCCGGGTGTTTGAAACCTGTCGGTGGCGCAACGAAAACCATCGTGACTGGATGGCGGGGCCAGCGGGCGAGGTTATTCCGGTGTCGATCATTGACAAACCGCCGTCAGCCGAACTGCGGCCGGACCAAAAAGACGAAGACAGCCTGCCGCCCTATGAGGTGCTGGATGCGATCCTGTATATGTTGATGGACGAAGATAAATCCGTGGCCGATTGTGTTGCGGCAGGGTTTGAGCGCGAAACGGTGAAACGGGTCGAGCATCTGCTGTACATCAGCGAATACAAACGGTTCCAGTCCGCACCAGGTGCGCGGCTGAGCAAAAAGGCTTTTTGGATGGATCGGCGCTATCCAATTGTGAACCGTTTTCGGGATGAGGGTTGA
- a CDS encoding NAD(P)H-dependent oxidoreductase — MKKLLIIYHSRTGGSQQMAEAAFDAAKEECEVVLLRAQDAQPGDLVKVDGYIFAGPENLAALSGQMKEFFDRCYYPVLGQIEGRPYAQMICAGSDGANAVRQLARIATGWRLKEAQPAIIVNTSAQSEKAILAPKTLSESQLAPCRDLGSALGAGLALGVF; from the coding sequence TTGAAAAAATTACTGATCATCTATCATTCGCGCACTGGCGGTAGTCAGCAGATGGCAGAGGCGGCTTTCGACGCCGCCAAAGAGGAATGCGAGGTTGTTTTGCTGCGCGCGCAGGACGCGCAGCCCGGTGATTTGGTGAAAGTTGATGGCTATATTTTTGCTGGTCCGGAAAACCTTGCGGCCCTGTCGGGACAAATGAAGGAATTCTTTGACCGGTGTTATTATCCTGTTTTGGGGCAGATCGAAGGACGCCCCTATGCGCAGATGATCTGTGCCGGGTCAGATGGGGCGAATGCGGTGCGTCAGCTGGCTCGGATTGCAACCGGGTGGCGGTTGAAGGAAGCCCAACCGGCGATTATCGTGAATACCTCTGCCCAGTCTGAAAAGGCGATTCTGGCACCGAAGACATTAAGCGAGTCCCAGCTTGCGCCATGCAGAGACCTTGGCAGCGCATTGGGAGCTGGGTTAGCCTTGGGTGTGTTTTAA
- a CDS encoding DUF1801 domain-containing protein, with protein sequence MSKSQNKTVANAADPREFCGQIEHPTRRADALVLLKLFAKETGFEATMWGGSIIGFGRYHYKYESGREGDFLATGFSPRKANLSIYIMPGYQDYSEIMGRLGKHKLGKSCLYVNKLADIDLDVLRELIRAGVADLDKIWNVQPQ encoded by the coding sequence ATGTCAAAATCGCAAAACAAGACAGTGGCGAATGCAGCCGACCCACGAGAGTTTTGCGGGCAAATTGAGCACCCAACCCGTCGGGCTGATGCTTTGGTCTTGTTGAAGTTATTTGCCAAAGAAACTGGATTTGAAGCGACCATGTGGGGTGGTTCAATCATTGGGTTTGGACGCTATCATTACAAATATGAAAGTGGGCGCGAGGGGGATTTTCTGGCGACAGGGTTTTCGCCTCGCAAGGCCAATCTGTCGATCTATATCATGCCGGGATATCAAGATTATTCCGAGATCATGGGGCGTTTGGGCAAGCATAAACTGGGTAAAAGCTGTCTATATGTGAATAAACTGGCGGATATTGATCTGGATGTATTGCGCGAATTGATCCGGGCAGGCGTGGCGGATTTGGATAAAATTTGGAATGTGCAGCCGCAGTAA
- a CDS encoding SMR family transporter — protein MAWILLLIAGVLEVSWAAGLKAAAGKPNVFTIGITGVLMLGSLVALAAAMRSLPLGVAYPIWTGIGSVGAVGVGVAVYKDQLDATTIAGVVFLCIGMALIGVKSH, from the coding sequence ATGGCTTGGATTCTACTTTTGATCGCCGGTGTTTTGGAAGTTAGCTGGGCAGCCGGCCTGAAAGCTGCGGCTGGCAAGCCAAACGTTTTTACCATTGGCATTACAGGTGTTCTGATGCTGGGCAGTTTGGTGGCTTTGGCAGCCGCAATGCGGTCATTGCCGCTGGGCGTCGCTTATCCCATCTGGACGGGCATTGGCTCTGTCGGGGCTGTGGGTGTTGGCGTGGCTGTTTACAAAGACCAATTGGATGCCACAACAATTGCGGGTGTGGTTTTCCTGTGCATCGGCATGGCGCTGATTGGTGTCAAATCTCATTAG
- a CDS encoding ACT domain-containing protein yields MSGETNLDALINSMSAVLVDGVFVFVTLKGREIPKGIVPQMVFQEVEGTTLIMQRSEALALGQPYEFPCRMITLNIHSSLEAVGFMARIATALAKSEMGVNPVSGFFHDHLFVPDGREAEALQVLRSMAQAE; encoded by the coding sequence ATGAGTGGTGAAACGAATTTGGACGCATTGATTAATAGCATGTCGGCGGTGTTGGTTGACGGCGTATTTGTGTTTGTGACCTTGAAGGGCCGCGAAATACCAAAGGGGATTGTCCCGCAGATGGTCTTTCAAGAGGTAGAGGGCACAACTTTGATAATGCAAAGGTCAGAGGCCCTGGCATTAGGGCAGCCCTATGAATTCCCCTGTCGCATGATCACGTTGAACATCCATTCTTCGTTAGAAGCCGTCGGGTTTATGGCGCGTATCGCCACCGCGCTGGCCAAGAGTGAAATGGGAGTTAATCCGGTTTCTGGGTTCTTTCATGACCATTTATTTGTCCCAGATGGTCGCGAGGCAGAGGCGTTGCAAGTTCTGAGATCCATGGCGCAGGCTGAATAG